From the Coffea eugenioides isolate CCC68of chromosome 1, Ceug_1.0, whole genome shotgun sequence genome, the window CTTTTATTTCTCTCTTTAATCGAAAATTTGAGTTGTGCACAAcagaaaaatgggaaaaaaaaaataaagcctGAAACTTTTGGTGTAGCGGGCGACATGGGTTTGTGGTGGCAATCACGGGCATTGAGAGCGTGGGCAAGGGTTTGATTAGGGACGGCACCGGCTTTGTCACCTTTCCGGTCAAGTATCTATGCGTCGTTTTTCGACCTTTCAAGGGGGAAATTCTCGAAGCTGTTGTTACTATGGTCAACAAGGTTACAAAACCAATTCTCtgcttccatttttcttttctctttataTTAATCGGATTATAATTGATCAACTCTTTTCACGTATTGATCTcctacttatttatttattatgcaGATGGGTTTTTTCGCTGAAGCAGGGCCTGtccaaatttttgtttcaaatcaCGTGAGTATAATTGTTcgatatttatatatataattctgCGGCTACTTTTTTGAGTTGGAAGATGTCTTATAGCTGAAATCCCATCCCAAAATTGGGGCTTTTGAGGGTTTGATGTTTATTACTAGTAACTATATTTCTTAGGAAATTTTGGATTAATGGGCAATGAAAAGAAGAGTGGTCTGGCCAATGGAGTAAACTCTAATGAATAATTAGAGGTAACTGTGGCGTCTTGTCTTGTCCTGTCCTGTCCTGTCCTGATGTTCATATTTAGCATGCTTTACAAACTCTAGCGGTGCCCTAAGTTGCAATTCCTGGTCACTATTAGACGTCCTTGGTTAACTCCAATTTTCCTTTGCACTTTTGAGTAGCTTGAGGAGGTTAAGAAGGAAATGTGTACATGGAGCTAGGAAGTTGAAGCTGAGTTTCTTTGCTCAAGACTGATGTTTCTGGCATCATATATGTTACTTAAACTTggtttccttttttgtttatttgactGCCTTATGAGATTGATATGAGCATCAACTAGAGGAACAGAGGGATCTTACAGAGCTCAAGATACTCATGCCCCACCCGTGAAGTTTACCCATGTTTGGCAGAATAACAgacatttcttttggaaatagTATATGCTTAACCGGCATACTGAATCACTATTTTAAGTATGCCATCAAGATAATTTGATGAAATCATTTTGAGATCCTtatctaaatgacatgattaactATATAGTCCCCCACAGATATAAAATTCTAGTATTCAGATGCTTCTACTTTATTGTTTGAGTGGTTTGCCATTTTCATCTCTAAATCCTATGGTTTTTGGCATTTGGTATAATTGACCTATGTAGATGTTGTATGACAAGGATTTATTTGTCCTTTATGTATATgacccctctctctctcttcacagTTGATACCAGATGATATGGAATTTCAATCTGGTGACGTGCCTAATTATACAACTTCAGATGGATCTGTATGTAGCATACATACTTTCGATTTTGTCAAATCCTGTATTTCAGCATGTATGTTATCCATTTGAATTTGCAGATATTTCATAAGAGTTCATAGTTCTTTGGTTCTTAACAGGTCAAGATTCAGAAAGACAGCGAGGTTCGGCTAAAGATAATTGGAACTCGTGTTGATGCTACAGAAATTGTATGTACTTATTCTATCCATCTTGTGATGTGGTGCTAGTAAACATTGGTTTTCTTTTTGGATTTGAAGCAATTTTCTCTCTGCAAATTCTATTCTACTTACTATTGATTGCCCCAAGTATGTGGTCAATGTGTAATATGACAGTTACTAAGTGGGTTTTGACTGGAAATTATGAAATTGTGTATCAAGTAGGGGTACAAGGCTTGGTTGAAATGTTTTTTGGTCCTGAGTATGTTTTGTTCCTGTATTGGGATGTAAGCTGGAGAGTTTTGAGTATACTGATAGAAAGGCTTAGGCTGTCACCAAACTCTAGTAGTTTTATGAACTATCTGAACAGGCATTGTTTTGGATATGTAAACATCACTATCAAGTCGTTCGAGTTTATGTTAAGGTGTCATAGAAGTCCACCATGAACTTTCTTTGAtggttgttaaaaaaaaaatatttatcttAATAATCTGCTTAATGATTCCAAAAAGGAGAAGAAAGCTGAATAAAACAACTGAAGAATAGGATGCGACTCCATGGGACTATTACAAACAATAGCAATGAAAGCTATTTTTATTTCCATACGTGTAAATGAACGTGTTAATCCTTCAATATCTGCATTTTGACTGCTGGCATTCATGATTTTCTCTTCATTCTTCAATGATCTTTTCCTCACAAATAAAGCTCTTGTTTGCAGTTCTGCATTGGCACCATAAAGGATGACTTCTTGGGTGTCATCAGCGATCCTGGCTCAACTTCCTGATGCTGAAACTGCTTTATTGATTTGTAGAATGTACAGTTGCTCAATGAGCATATGAGTCACCGGGATCTAGTAATATTTGATGCTTGTGTTCATTCAGGCATTAATGCCTCCCCTCCTTTAACGTTGTAGAATAGTTATTGCTGTGGCATTTTGAGCTATAACAACATTTGTCAACAACCGCCTTTTTTGCATGAAGTGCATACATTTCTGCGCAAAACGCCTGGCTATTTGGCTAACTGATTAATGTCTGGACTTTAagctggaaaaaaaataaagaaaaaaaggaaaaagctcAAGCGTGACTGAA encodes:
- the LOC113764545 gene encoding DNA-directed RNA polymerase II subunit RPB7; this translates as MFFHIVLERNMQLHPRHFGRDLRDKLVSKLMKDVEGTCSGRHGFVVAITGIESVGKGLIRDGTGFVTFPVKYLCVVFRPFKGEILEAVVTMVNKMGFFAEAGPVQIFVSNHLIPDDMEFQSGDVPNYTTSDGSVKIQKDSEVRLKIIGTRVDATEIFCIGTIKDDFLGVISDPGSTS